The Sphingorhabdus sp. Alg231-15 genome has a segment encoding these proteins:
- a CDS encoding sugar transferase yields MDESYPFSEQQVNGGTTDRWPLRSVRIFLYAVLQSLDVIAIIAGFLMASFLREDKWLSPQGYHIVLLVVPIFLMFAFTRDSYSIDSLKSLSESVRRPFSALFATAMIVLMFTFFSQTGTDISRLAFAFAFAASAAFIGIGRFLVHQAIWWKLRGIVIDQLLIVDGVPPVAFEKGMYCVDAQAEKLYPDPMDPHMLSHLSEVVKGYDRIIVACTRERRGDWALFLKGSDVTGELIVGGANNLGAIGLGDFDGNDTLVVSRGTLSLVNRLKKRAFDLAVTIPLLIFLAPLLVIVSIAIKLDSPGPIFFRQPRVGQGNRIFSIYKFRSMRTENGDADGNQSTQKNDQRVTRVGNFIRKTSIDELPQLINVLRSEMSVVGPRPHALGSLAGDKLFWEINQRYWLRHALKPGITGLAQIRGFRGATDRQEDLEARLQSDLEYLEGWRMWRDVTILFGTAKVLVHPNAY; encoded by the coding sequence TTGGACGAGAGTTACCCTTTTTCAGAACAGCAGGTAAATGGCGGAACAACGGATCGTTGGCCGCTTAGATCTGTTCGGATATTTTTATATGCAGTGCTGCAATCGCTGGATGTAATAGCGATCATTGCTGGCTTCTTGATGGCCAGTTTCTTGCGTGAAGACAAATGGCTCTCTCCGCAAGGCTATCATATCGTGCTGCTGGTTGTTCCCATATTCCTTATGTTTGCGTTCACACGCGATTCCTATTCGATTGATTCCCTAAAAAGCCTGTCCGAGAGCGTTAGGCGGCCATTTTCAGCACTATTTGCGACAGCGATGATTGTGTTGATGTTCACATTCTTCTCTCAAACTGGAACCGACATTTCTCGCTTGGCTTTCGCTTTCGCTTTTGCAGCCAGCGCCGCGTTCATCGGTATTGGCCGTTTTTTGGTTCACCAGGCGATATGGTGGAAGCTTCGGGGCATTGTTATCGATCAGTTGCTTATTGTCGATGGCGTGCCGCCTGTAGCTTTTGAAAAAGGCATGTATTGCGTCGATGCGCAGGCTGAAAAACTATACCCGGATCCAATGGATCCACATATGCTGTCTCATCTGTCAGAAGTCGTCAAAGGTTATGATCGCATCATTGTTGCATGCACACGTGAACGCAGAGGAGATTGGGCGCTATTCCTCAAAGGATCTGACGTTACCGGTGAACTGATTGTTGGTGGTGCTAATAATTTGGGTGCCATTGGACTGGGTGATTTTGATGGTAATGACACGTTGGTGGTTTCGCGTGGTACCTTAAGCCTAGTCAATCGGCTGAAAAAACGGGCATTTGATCTCGCTGTGACGATACCGCTTCTGATATTTCTGGCACCGCTTCTTGTAATTGTCTCGATTGCGATCAAACTGGACAGTCCGGGGCCAATCTTTTTCAGACAACCCAGAGTGGGGCAGGGCAACCGGATCTTCAGTATCTACAAGTTTCGCAGTATGCGGACGGAAAATGGAGATGCCGACGGGAACCAATCTACGCAGAAAAATGATCAGCGTGTAACGCGCGTTGGCAACTTCATTCGCAAAACCAGTATCGACGAATTGCCTCAGCTCATCAACGTTTTACGCAGCGAAATGAGTGTTGTCGGGCCGCGTCCACACGCATTGGGATCCCTCGCTGGCGACAAGCTATTCTGGGAGATAAATCAGCGCTATTGGCTTCGTCACGCCTTAAAACCGGGGATTACTGGCTTGGCACAAATTCGTGGCTTTCGCGGCGCAACAGACCGTCAGGAAGATCTGGAAGCCAGGTTGCAGTCTGATCTGGAATATCTGGAAGGTTGGCGTATGTGGCGCGATGTCACCATTCTGTTTGGCACCGCTAAGGTTCTGGTCCACCCGAACGCTTACTAA
- a CDS encoding PEPxxWA-CTERM sorting domain-containing protein, translated as MSFMKVAKVAGLAALLCSTSANAAIILSYDEGNAVYSGPAPVIDFESATPAFSGGSIVTGTLPATYTQPLGSTGFYGSVGPLSGTPGILDLTTIPGDIAAFSFIWGSVDFTNNLNVLDASDNVIFSLTGRQLLDFGAPGGLPYTTEELNPIVTLTFTDGDLGLARSIEFSSTNNSFEFDNFAVNAVPEPATWAFMIFGFGAVGTAMRRRRSTKPALKLA; from the coding sequence ATGTCGTTTATGAAAGTTGCAAAAGTTGCCGGATTAGCCGCTTTACTTTGCTCAACATCCGCAAATGCTGCGATTATCTTGTCTTATGATGAGGGTAACGCAGTGTATTCAGGACCTGCACCAGTAATTGACTTTGAATCTGCGACCCCGGCCTTTTCTGGCGGTTCGATTGTGACCGGTACATTACCAGCCACATATACTCAGCCATTGGGTAGCACCGGATTCTACGGTTCTGTTGGCCCATTAAGCGGAACTCCGGGCATTCTCGATTTGACGACAATCCCTGGCGACATTGCCGCCTTCAGTTTCATTTGGGGTTCGGTTGATTTTACCAATAACCTGAATGTGTTGGACGCCAGCGATAATGTTATATTCTCGCTAACGGGACGCCAACTCCTTGATTTTGGAGCACCTGGTGGATTGCCTTATACGACTGAAGAGTTGAATCCCATCGTCACTTTGACCTTTACCGATGGTGATCTTGGGCTCGCTAGATCGATTGAATTTTCGTCGACCAATAACTCTTTCGAGTTTGACAACTTCGCTGTTAACGCGGTTCCAGAACCAGCAACATGGGCCTTTATGATTTTCGGATTTGGCGCGGTTGGTACAGCAATGCGCCGTCGTCGTTCAACCAAGCCGGCTTTAAAACTGGCTTAA
- a CDS encoding PEPxxWA-CTERM sorting domain-containing protein, protein MSDNLAALVASADRRRRAAVILFGGVLGVAALFPNNDRAMWVPESETPFVFTAVPEKQPVTYLTIPGADALLRNLVGFGSNIPDRRRRSRVLPLDPTAVAPPTGAGNVPGAAVPEFGELPTELADAQTGPGGILNSNPGGGVSGGPATRTGGGPGGIGGGGSGGSPGTLNDPQVDPPADDPPVDDPIDDDPPVMSPVPEPVSWAMFIFGFGLIGTLLRQRRKKLLAA, encoded by the coding sequence GTGTCTGATAACCTAGCAGCTCTGGTTGCTTCAGCTGATCGCAGGCGCCGCGCCGCTGTGATTTTGTTTGGCGGCGTACTTGGCGTTGCTGCGCTATTTCCAAATAATGACCGCGCCATGTGGGTGCCTGAATCCGAGACACCTTTTGTATTTACCGCTGTTCCTGAAAAACAGCCTGTAACATATTTGACAATACCAGGCGCTGACGCACTGTTAAGAAACTTGGTTGGTTTTGGTAGCAATATACCAGATCGCCGTCGTCGTTCGCGGGTATTGCCTCTTGATCCCACTGCTGTGGCCCCGCCAACTGGTGCGGGTAATGTTCCAGGAGCGGCGGTACCCGAATTTGGTGAATTGCCTACCGAATTGGCGGATGCGCAAACGGGACCAGGCGGAATTTTGAATTCAAACCCTGGTGGCGGGGTATCAGGCGGCCCAGCAACTCGCACGGGCGGAGGTCCGGGCGGTATTGGCGGCGGTGGAAGTGGCGGTAGTCCCGGTACTCTCAATGATCCCCAAGTGGATCCGCCCGCAGACGATCCGCCAGTTGACGATCCGATAGATGATGATCCGCCTGTAATGTCTCCAGTTCCAGAACCTGTTAGCTGGGCAATGTTTATCTTCGGGTTTGGATTGATTGGAACGCTGCTTCGTCAGCGTCGCAAAAAACTACTTGCCGCCTAA
- a CDS encoding TIGR02281 family clan AA aspartic protease yields MLRQPVNLLFGAMTLCGALLAALQVSLFSVAPSATAMTASLESEIVTAAEIKPSGKHLITRAADGLFYIDGSINGVPLQFAVDTGASVVVLNDKDALRVGLGAGSAPQQRIRTASGYSQMTWRKADDLTVAGRTLGGLEIAVMESGPEVSLLGLNALSKLNSITIRKDQLIIE; encoded by the coding sequence ATGTTACGGCAACCGGTAAATCTACTTTTTGGTGCGATGACACTTTGTGGCGCTCTTCTGGCGGCACTACAGGTATCGCTGTTCTCCGTTGCACCATCCGCGACAGCCATGACCGCATCGCTGGAATCAGAGATTGTGACCGCTGCTGAAATCAAGCCGTCTGGAAAGCATCTGATCACTCGCGCCGCCGACGGCCTTTTCTATATTGATGGTAGTATTAACGGTGTCCCGTTGCAGTTTGCAGTGGATACCGGTGCATCGGTGGTTGTTCTAAACGATAAAGATGCGTTGCGTGTTGGACTGGGGGCCGGTTCTGCTCCTCAACAGAGGATACGAACTGCGTCGGGGTACAGCCAAATGACCTGGCGAAAAGCGGATGACCTAACTGTTGCGGGTCGAACTTTGGGCGGTCTGGAAATCGCAGTAATGGAAAGCGGGCCTGAAGTATCACTTCTGGGACTAAATGCGTTGTCGAAGCTCAATTCGATTACTATCCGAAAAGATCAATTGATCATAGAGTGA
- a CDS encoding cell wall hydrolase, which yields MKLPDTDEEFAGNSRPVRSWRSRRRLIILFILLFCLIPILSLFLSPSSFWEDIWPRKDKVASVALDSPTDRQLPALPGLPDDMLSKEDGLTLALSPEEAIALNKSVPESQEKITPARPFVVPGTVAMELSRSTAINCLTSAIYYEAAIEAERGQRAVAQVVLNRVRHPAYPNNICGVVFQGSQRSTGCQFSFTCDGSLARVPNPALWKRIQNIAADAISGTVEPSVGTATHYHTVWIVPYWAKNLDKIKTVGSHIFYRWSGYWGKRAAFTQDYSGEDLSEVEMVEGGMDVTDELDIETDPTENEMTYVPEIDPILAPKFDTGDQPAAIADDSGLAEDDVKGTLAADNDKGTLILD from the coding sequence ATGAAATTGCCTGACACCGATGAAGAATTTGCCGGAAACAGCCGGCCCGTACGCAGCTGGCGTTCACGGCGGCGTCTGATCATATTGTTCATCCTTCTTTTTTGTCTGATACCAATACTCAGTCTGTTCCTATCGCCATCGTCTTTTTGGGAAGATATCTGGCCTCGTAAGGACAAAGTGGCGTCAGTAGCACTAGATAGTCCCACAGACCGACAATTGCCTGCACTGCCCGGATTGCCCGACGACATGCTCAGCAAGGAAGATGGATTAACACTCGCGCTCAGTCCTGAAGAAGCGATAGCGCTAAATAAATCTGTACCTGAATCGCAAGAGAAGATTACGCCTGCTAGGCCGTTTGTCGTACCAGGAACTGTTGCTATGGAATTGTCCCGCAGCACGGCTATCAATTGCCTCACCTCGGCTATTTATTATGAGGCGGCAATTGAGGCAGAGCGAGGACAGCGGGCGGTTGCTCAAGTCGTACTGAACAGGGTCCGGCATCCCGCATATCCCAACAATATTTGTGGCGTTGTGTTTCAAGGATCCCAACGTTCGACCGGCTGCCAATTCTCATTCACATGCGATGGCTCCCTTGCTCGCGTACCCAATCCAGCATTATGGAAACGCATACAGAATATTGCGGCTGATGCGATCTCCGGAACCGTAGAACCCAGCGTGGGCACTGCCACCCATTATCACACCGTTTGGATCGTGCCGTATTGGGCGAAAAACCTCGACAAAATAAAGACTGTGGGATCACACATATTCTATCGTTGGTCAGGTTACTGGGGCAAGAGGGCTGCCTTTACGCAGGATTATAGCGGCGAAGATTTGTCGGAGGTTGAGATGGTCGAAGGTGGGATGGATGTTACCGATGAACTTGATATCGAAACGGACCCAACCGAAAATGAAATGACCTACGTTCCTGAAATTGACCCGATCCTTGCCCCGAAGTTCGATACAGGCGATCAACCGGCTGCTATTGCGGACGATAGCGGGCTCGCGGAAGATGACGTAAAAGGCACACTAGCTGCAGACAATGACAAGGGGACTTTGATCCTCGACTAG
- the xrtV gene encoding exosortase V, with the protein MSSLTARSSLPSMNLANILLILGLIAIIVPTMMFVSQESWSQETGAHGPIVLFTGLWLLRRRWLVAKPVMKPAPTLPVVVLATIFLPLFLFARITQIIEIEGYLMYGLVLIALYSVVGQSAMKVMWFPLFYMVFVFPPPDTLIVLITQPLKILISELAIGFLHMLGYPIGGAGVMIQIGQYQLLVAAACSGLNSLVSLSAISLFYIYVRHQANWRYSLLLSFMIIPVAIIANFIRVLILILLTYHSGEAAAQGFLHNFAGVTMFMIAVLTIFAIDSVLEPIWRRFNDKKVQV; encoded by the coding sequence ATGTCTAGTTTGACCGCTCGGTCCAGCCTGCCCAGTATGAATTTGGCCAATATCCTGCTGATATTGGGTTTGATCGCTATCATTGTTCCGACGATGATGTTCGTTTCCCAAGAAAGCTGGTCCCAGGAGACCGGGGCGCACGGACCGATTGTTTTGTTTACAGGCCTTTGGCTGCTCAGGCGGAGATGGTTGGTCGCCAAGCCGGTTATGAAACCGGCCCCTACCCTGCCAGTGGTAGTGCTTGCGACAATATTCCTGCCGCTTTTCCTCTTCGCACGCATAACCCAGATCATCGAAATCGAAGGTTATTTGATGTATGGATTGGTGCTGATCGCGCTCTACAGTGTGGTTGGACAGTCAGCAATGAAGGTGATGTGGTTCCCGCTCTTCTACATGGTATTTGTGTTTCCACCGCCTGATACATTGATTGTACTCATAACCCAGCCCCTCAAGATATTGATATCGGAGTTGGCCATCGGATTTCTTCATATGCTCGGATATCCGATTGGCGGTGCCGGGGTGATGATTCAGATTGGCCAATATCAGTTGTTGGTTGCCGCAGCGTGTTCCGGCCTGAACTCACTGGTTTCTCTATCCGCTATCTCACTATTTTACATATATGTGCGACATCAGGCGAACTGGCGCTATTCTCTGCTTTTGAGCTTCATGATCATCCCAGTCGCGATTATTGCAAATTTCATTCGGGTCTTGATCCTCATTTTATTGACTTACCATTCGGGTGAAGCCGCAGCGCAAGGCTTCCTTCACAATTTTGCCGGTGTCACGATGTTCATGATCGCCGTTCTGACAATATTTGCCATTGATAGCGTTTTGGAGCCGATCTGGCGGCGGTTTAACGACAAGAAGGTACAAGTATGA
- the epsI gene encoding exosortase-associated protein EpsI, V-type, which produces MTAETSGDGDLSNLETGQKTLVNRRHLVMGGAFCLAAGLAYARTPQVIFPVVKKDDFEKLIPETIGPWQFETSSGVVLPPPDALSDRLYDNLVTRVYSAPEDPPIMFLTAYSNTQDGVLQVHRPEICYPAGGYELTPTQPVTIEDGLGSKIQANMFTATGRGRTEHVLYWTRIGNEFPLAWSQQRMAVIRANLRGIIPDGVLVRASLIAPTMDEAMPHLSRFAAQLNKGMNKQGRALLSGIKS; this is translated from the coding sequence ATGACTGCTGAAACATCAGGTGATGGTGACCTATCAAACTTGGAAACAGGCCAGAAAACTCTTGTTAACAGGCGCCACCTGGTCATGGGCGGCGCCTTCTGTCTCGCCGCTGGGCTGGCTTATGCACGCACACCTCAGGTCATATTCCCGGTTGTCAAAAAAGACGATTTTGAAAAACTGATCCCGGAAACCATCGGTCCATGGCAGTTTGAGACGTCCAGCGGTGTGGTCCTGCCGCCTCCGGATGCTTTGTCTGATCGGCTCTATGACAATCTGGTCACGCGAGTTTATTCGGCACCCGAAGACCCGCCGATCATGTTTTTGACGGCCTATAGCAATACCCAGGACGGCGTTTTGCAGGTACACCGCCCAGAAATTTGCTATCCCGCTGGCGGATATGAACTAACACCAACCCAGCCAGTCACTATTGAAGATGGCCTCGGTAGTAAGATTCAAGCCAACATGTTCACAGCAACAGGGCGTGGTCGGACTGAGCACGTACTCTACTGGACCCGGATTGGGAACGAGTTCCCGCTTGCTTGGAGCCAGCAACGCATGGCCGTTATTCGTGCCAACCTACGCGGTATTATACCTGATGGTGTGCTGGTCCGGGCCTCACTGATCGCACCAACAATGGATGAGGCAATGCCCCATTTGTCGCGATTTGCCGCTCAATTGAATAAGGGGATGAACAAACAGGGGCGGGCACTGTTGAGTGGCATCAAAAGCTGA
- a CDS encoding XrtV sorting system accessory protein — translation METIYDWLTVAIFGGLIVLFLDRSVEDDPPDHLWQYLVASVGCAGANYLGNEGYQLAAVAVIATVITYIMMVLKPFEKFNRPEE, via the coding sequence TTGGAAACCATTTACGATTGGCTAACAGTAGCCATTTTTGGCGGTTTGATCGTATTATTTCTAGACCGATCAGTCGAGGACGATCCACCTGATCATTTGTGGCAGTATCTGGTTGCTTCTGTTGGTTGCGCTGGTGCAAACTACCTTGGTAACGAAGGCTATCAATTGGCTGCGGTTGCAGTGATTGCTACGGTCATAACCTATATCATGATGGTTTTAAAACCGTTCGAGAAGTTCAACCGTCCCGAGGAATAG
- a CDS encoding EpsD family peptidyl-prolyl cis-trans isomerase, with product MTLSAKSRALMCLTAGALVLAGCEKSAEGQVAAVVNSEEITLQEINAALNETNIPEGADKKKLQQNALQQIVERRLLAQAAKESGIDQDPAYLIRQRQLSEALLVQMYADKAGSTLKVPDQAAIDRYTEAHPFSFANRTVYAVDQIIFPSPANLGDLKKLEVANTLEDVQKILTEMGIQFARKSAQMDSVQVPPAMMAQIVSLDPGEPFVIPTGATVTASVIKAQQKVPYNADQAGPVAVKAIRNEEMAKIMKQRLAEAKTKAEITYQSGFEPAKDAGETAETPAAVPEAVEVPAG from the coding sequence ATGACCCTTTCTGCAAAATCCCGCGCTTTGATGTGCCTAACCGCTGGTGCCCTGGTACTGGCTGGCTGCGAAAAATCTGCGGAAGGTCAGGTCGCTGCGGTCGTGAATAGTGAAGAAATCACGTTGCAAGAGATTAATGCTGCCCTGAATGAAACGAATATTCCCGAGGGTGCAGACAAGAAGAAACTGCAACAAAATGCGCTCCAGCAGATTGTTGAGCGCCGGTTGCTGGCACAAGCGGCAAAGGAAAGCGGCATTGATCAGGATCCCGCTTATTTGATCCGGCAACGCCAATTGAGTGAAGCGCTGCTTGTTCAGATGTATGCCGATAAAGCTGGCTCCACGCTGAAAGTACCGGACCAGGCCGCGATTGATCGCTATACGGAAGCGCATCCTTTCTCTTTTGCCAATCGGACAGTCTATGCCGTGGACCAGATTATATTCCCCTCACCTGCCAATCTTGGCGATCTCAAGAAGCTGGAAGTTGCCAACACGCTTGAAGACGTACAGAAGATATTGACAGAAATGGGTATCCAGTTCGCCCGCAAATCTGCGCAAATGGACTCTGTTCAGGTCCCGCCTGCCATGATGGCGCAAATTGTATCTCTCGATCCTGGGGAGCCCTTCGTGATTCCGACCGGCGCAACGGTGACGGCGAGCGTGATCAAGGCACAGCAAAAGGTGCCCTATAATGCCGATCAGGCCGGTCCTGTTGCCGTAAAGGCCATTCGGAACGAAGAAATGGCCAAGATCATGAAGCAGCGTCTTGCCGAAGCTAAAACCAAAGCTGAAATCACCTATCAGTCCGGATTTGAACCGGCCAAGGACGCAGGCGAAACTGCGGAGACTCCAGCTGCAGTACCAGAAGCCGTTGAAGTCCCTGCGGGCTAG
- a CDS encoding glycosyltransferase — MRLLFALPGFHRYERGAEVALLSVAAQLARTGDDVTVIGSGEAKPDDPYKFIHAGSVRRENFEKFPFLPPFRSETVYEEATFAPNLALKYKPADYDAVLTCSFPFTNMTLRRPTVGGKKPLNIFVTQNGEWPAISNDAEYRFFSCDGLVCTNPDYYENNKDKWNCAVIPNGISTDRFQLGPGDRAKLGFPENQKIVLMVSALIPTKRVMDGIRAVAPMEDTHLVVAGDGPMRDEVKALAAELLPDRFTQLTVTPDQMPTLYQSADVFLHLSLLESFGNVFPEAMACGLPIVGHDTPRLRWIVGDDEFLVDTQKIPNITLALAEALAAREASPAQVSERATSFAWSNIADQYRDFLSGLLRDRT; from the coding sequence ATGAGATTATTATTCGCTCTACCGGGATTTCATCGGTACGAACGCGGCGCTGAGGTGGCATTGCTGTCGGTTGCAGCGCAGCTTGCCCGAACTGGTGATGATGTTACCGTTATTGGGTCCGGTGAAGCCAAGCCGGATGATCCCTATAAGTTTATTCATGCTGGCTCGGTTCGCCGGGAGAATTTTGAAAAATTCCCATTTTTGCCACCTTTTCGAAGCGAAACTGTTTACGAAGAGGCCACATTTGCACCGAACCTTGCCCTGAAATACAAGCCTGCAGACTATGACGCGGTGCTGACTTGCTCTTTTCCGTTTACCAACATGACACTGCGCCGCCCGACCGTCGGCGGGAAAAAACCGCTAAACATATTCGTGACACAAAATGGCGAATGGCCCGCGATTTCCAACGATGCAGAATATCGTTTCTTTTCCTGCGACGGCTTGGTTTGTACCAATCCGGACTATTACGAAAACAACAAGGACAAATGGAATTGCGCAGTTATCCCTAACGGTATCTCAACCGACCGATTTCAACTGGGGCCGGGTGACAGGGCCAAACTGGGCTTTCCAGAAAATCAAAAAATTGTCTTAATGGTGAGCGCCCTAATCCCAACAAAAAGGGTGATGGATGGAATTCGGGCGGTTGCACCGATGGAGGACACACATCTTGTTGTCGCCGGTGACGGGCCCATGCGTGACGAGGTCAAGGCGTTGGCTGCAGAATTACTACCAGATCGCTTTACCCAGTTGACGGTGACACCGGATCAGATGCCCACGCTGTATCAATCTGCTGATGTTTTCTTGCATCTGTCGCTACTAGAATCCTTCGGCAACGTGTTTCCAGAGGCCATGGCCTGTGGTCTGCCGATTGTGGGGCATGACACACCTCGCCTTCGCTGGATCGTTGGCGATGATGAGTTTCTTGTCGACACCCAAAAAATACCAAACATCACTCTGGCGCTAGCAGAAGCGCTTGCTGCTAGAGAAGCCTCACCAGCACAAGTATCGGAACGCGCAACCAGCTTCGCTTGGTCAAATATTGCTGATCAATATCGTGATTTTTTAAGCGGTTTGCTGCGGGATCGCACCTAG
- a CDS encoding GDP-mannose 4,6-dehydratase — protein MSRDYFSQKRVLVTGGCGFLGSHLIDRLIEQGHEVLCVDNLFTGSKSNIAHLLQHPRFEFMRHDICLPLFVEVDEIYNLACPASPIHYQHDPVQTTKVSVHGAINMLGLAKRLKCRILQASTSEVYGDPVVHPQTEDYWGNVNPIGIRSCYDEGKRCAETLFFDYNRQHGIEIKVARIFNTYGPRMHPSDGRVVSNFIMQAIRGEDITIFGNGSQTRSFCYVDNLVDGLMKLMNSKEGFTGPVNIGNPNEFSIRELAELVVEMTNSGSKIIDLPLPQDDPKQRQPDITLAKSELGWEPTIELKEGLEKTIAYFEQLDTIPA, from the coding sequence ATGAGCCGCGATTATTTTTCACAAAAACGTGTATTGGTTACCGGTGGGTGCGGTTTTCTCGGTTCTCATTTGATCGACCGGTTGATCGAACAAGGCCATGAGGTGCTTTGCGTTGACAATCTGTTTACAGGCTCGAAAAGCAATATCGCGCATCTGCTCCAACATCCGCGCTTTGAATTCATGCGCCATGATATTTGCTTGCCACTTTTTGTTGAAGTGGACGAGATTTACAATCTCGCCTGTCCGGCGTCGCCAATTCACTATCAACATGATCCCGTGCAGACGACCAAGGTATCCGTCCACGGAGCGATCAATATGCTGGGCCTGGCCAAACGATTGAAATGTCGGATCTTGCAAGCGTCGACTAGTGAGGTTTACGGCGATCCTGTTGTTCACCCGCAGACCGAAGATTATTGGGGCAATGTGAACCCGATCGGTATTCGTTCCTGCTATGATGAAGGCAAACGATGCGCAGAAACGCTCTTCTTCGACTATAATCGTCAACATGGCATCGAGATAAAGGTCGCACGCATTTTCAACACCTATGGCCCACGCATGCACCCATCGGATGGACGGGTTGTTTCAAACTTCATCATGCAGGCTATTCGTGGCGAAGATATTACAATATTCGGAAATGGCAGCCAAACCCGCAGCTTTTGCTATGTTGATAATCTGGTCGACGGACTCATGAAGCTAATGAACAGTAAGGAAGGGTTCACCGGCCCGGTGAATATCGGCAATCCTAACGAGTTTTCCATTCGTGAGTTAGCTGAGCTGGTCGTTGAGATGACGAATTCGGGATCGAAAATCATCGACTTACCGTTACCGCAGGATGATCCGAAGCAGCGTCAGCCGGATATTACACTGGCAAAATCTGAATTGGGCTGGGAACCAACGATTGAATTGAAGGAAGGTCTGGAAAAGACCATTGCTTATTTCGAACAGCTGGATACCATTCCTGCCTAG
- a CDS encoding DUF1996 domain-containing protein, with product MPIIRSAVVVMALFVSSGAIAETDPIPPGVELPRIASNFDIEAEMVPAWGAGNIPPSSAPDVVGAFRFLCSPGQISFDDPIVYPGEPGKSHLHQFFGNTLADAHSTYESLRTTGDSTCNNRLNRSAYWMPAMMNGRGQVVKPHHVSIYYKRLPASSLDCRDRVDRSKQTCVSIPRGLRFIFGHDMLNKSGKKTGNGYFNCKGPTAKPGKYPDIVTAAENCPPGNQIGALINAPNCWDGKNLDSKDHRSHIAYRVRGNDGKARCPKSHPYHMPTFTLAAWYETDETLDGSGKWDPDNPSWHLSSDYMPGMKPAKPGTTFHTDWFGAWDDKALELWIAHCINRMLNCSGGDMGNGKQLKLTNGYRNNGKQRIFDPPPTPQNQDHNHGSENQMSHVEASGS from the coding sequence ATGCCCATTATTCGATCAGCGGTTGTAGTGATGGCTTTGTTTGTTTCTTCGGGCGCTATTGCCGAAACTGACCCGATTCCGCCAGGCGTTGAACTTCCACGCATAGCCAGTAATTTCGATATTGAAGCTGAGATGGTTCCTGCATGGGGTGCCGGCAATATCCCTCCGAGTTCGGCGCCTGATGTTGTAGGGGCTTTCCGTTTCTTGTGTAGTCCTGGCCAAATAAGCTTTGACGACCCAATTGTGTATCCCGGAGAACCCGGAAAATCACACCTGCATCAGTTTTTTGGCAATACGCTGGCAGATGCTCATTCTACTTACGAAAGTCTGCGCACGACTGGAGATAGCACTTGCAACAATCGGTTGAACCGTTCTGCCTACTGGATGCCAGCAATGATGAATGGTCGTGGACAGGTTGTGAAACCCCATCATGTCAGCATCTATTACAAACGACTGCCAGCCTCATCTCTGGATTGTAGGGACCGCGTAGATCGATCGAAGCAGACATGCGTATCGATACCAAGAGGGCTACGTTTCATCTTCGGCCATGATATGTTGAACAAATCAGGAAAAAAGACCGGAAATGGTTATTTCAACTGTAAAGGCCCGACCGCAAAACCCGGTAAATACCCAGATATTGTCACGGCGGCCGAAAATTGCCCGCCAGGCAACCAGATTGGTGCACTGATCAATGCACCCAATTGCTGGGACGGAAAGAATCTCGACAGCAAGGACCATCGCAGCCACATCGCTTATCGTGTACGCGGAAATGACGGAAAGGCACGATGCCCCAAAAGCCATCCCTATCATATGCCAACCTTCACTCTGGCTGCCTGGTATGAAACCGACGAAACACTTGATGGATCGGGAAAGTGGGATCCCGATAATCCGAGTTGGCACCTTTCGTCAGACTATATGCCGGGAATGAAGCCGGCGAAACCCGGCACCACGTTCCATACGGACTGGTTCGGCGCGTGGGACGACAAAGCGCTTGAACTATGGATCGCGCATTGCATTAATCGAATGCTCAATTGTTCCGGCGGGGATATGGGTAATGGCAAGCAACTGAAACTGACCAACGGGTACAGGAACAATGGCAAACAGAGAATTTTCGATCCTCCGCCAACGCCACAAAATCAAGATCACAATCATGGCTCTGAAAATCAGATGAGCCATGTGGAAGCTTCTGGCTCATGA